One Phaseolus vulgaris cultivar G19833 chromosome 2, P. vulgaris v2.0, whole genome shotgun sequence DNA window includes the following coding sequences:
- the LOC137810544 gene encoding putative glucuronosyltransferase PGSIP8: protein MGCNAAFLRWSTMIFVLGLGLCRLPSTKATSFRNAYATMMYVGTPRDYEFYVAVRVLLKSLSKLNVQADLVVIASVDVPLRWIRAFEEEDGAKVVRVENMENPYKHQDNFDKRFKLSLNKLYAWSLVDYDRVVMLDADNLFLQNTDELFQCGQFCAVFINPCVFHTGLFVLQPSTVVLKDMVHELQNGRENPDGADQGFIASYFPELLDKPMFHPPPNGTKLRGTYRLPLGYQMDASYYYLKLRWSVPCGPNSVITFPGAPWLKPWYWWSWPVLPLGLQWHEQRRQTLGYGAEMAVILIQSAIYLGVIAMTRLARPSFSKLCYRRSDKSINLVHNGLKIVALWCILAAYVTPFFIIPHTVHPLLGWFLYLLGAFALCSIAINVFLLPTLPVLVPWFGIVGTLMVMAFPWYPDGVVRALIVFVYAFCSAPFLWASMVRTVASLQSSLEREAFLPARLVESSPNSWFNKLY, encoded by the exons ATGGGTTGCAATGCAGCTTTTCTGAGATGGTCTACGATGATCTTCGTATTGGGGCTGGGGCTGTGCCGGTTGCCGTCCACCAAAGCGACGTCGTTTAGGAATGCCTACGCGACGATGATGTACGTCGGCACTCCCAGGGACTACGAGTTCTACGTCGCCGTTCGCGTCCTTCTGAAATCCCTTTCCAAACTTAACGTCCAAGCCGATCTCGTCGTCATTGCCTCCGTCGACGTCCCTCTCCGATGGATTCGAGCTTT TGAAGAGGAAGATGGTGCAAAAGTGGTTAGGGTGGAAAACATGGAGAATCCGTACAAGCATCAAGATAATTTTGACAAGAGATTTAAATTATCATTGAACAAACTGTATGCATGGAGCTTAGTGGACTATGACAGGGTTGTCATGCTGGACGCTGACAATCTCTTCCTTCAAAACACAGATGAGTTATTTCAATGTGGACAATTCTGTGCGGTCTTCATCAATCCTTGCGTCTTCCACACTGGCCTCTTCGTCTTGCAG CCGTCAACGGTGGTGTTGAAGGACATGGTTCATGAATTACAGAATGGGAGAGAAAACCCAGATGGTGCAGACCAGGGTTTTATAGCTAGCTACTTCCCGGAGTTGCTTGATAAGCCAATGTTTCATCCACCTCCAAATGGCACCAAGCTTCGTGGAACATATAGGCTTCCTTTAGGTTATCAGATGGACGCTTCATACTACT ATCTTAAACTTCGATGGAGCGTGCCCTGTGGACCAAACAGTGTGATCACATTCCCAGGGGCACCGTGGTTGAAGCCATGGTATTGGTGGTCCTGGCCTGTCCTGCCATTAGGGCTCCAGTGGCATGAACAGCGTCGTCAAACTTTGGG GTATGGTGCTGAGATGGCTGTGATACTAATCCAATCTGCAATATATCTGGGAGTAATAGCAATGACGCGTTTGGCAAGGCCAAGCTTCTCAAAGTTATGTTACAGGCGCTCTGATAAGAGCATCAACCTTGTCCATAACGGCCTCAAAATAGTAGCTTTGTGGTGCATCCTTGCTGCTTACGTAACACCATTCTTTATCATTCCTCACACGGTTCACCCTCTTCTGGGCTGGTTCCTTTATTTGCTTGGTGCTTTTGCACTATGCTCAATTGCAATAAATGTCTTTCTGCTACCAACATTACCAGTTTTGGTACCGTGGTTTGGAATTGTAGGGACCCTTATGGTCATGGCATTTCCTTGGTATCCTGATGGGGTAGTGAGAGCTCTGATCGTTTTTGTTTATGCCTTCTGTTCTGCACCGTTTTTGTGGGCATCTATGGTGAGGACAGTGGCAAGTCTTCAGTCATCTCTAGAAAGAGAAGCTTTTCTGCCTGCAAGATTGGTAGAATCATCGCCAAATTCATGGTTTAACAAGTTATATTGA